In Spirosoma aureum, a single genomic region encodes these proteins:
- a CDS encoding SusD/RagB family nutrient-binding outer membrane lipoprotein: MKFKTIIIAALVAVIGTSCDPKSYLDVNTNPNQLPTASPSFVFTNALNTSARNIAGNTDGQGSSEIGFYWSGQWTQGNGYIINTAQFAYQFTNGDFNYWDPYYDNLQDYQFVIDNADANSQKYLKGPSKVMKAMLYQQLVDMYGNLPYSDALKATTSLAPKFDDQKAVYESLIALLDEAITDLKANAFASAFTGSDIVFGGNITKWVQFANSLKMRILIRQSKVSGRDTYIKTEINKIVTEGSGFITASEVAVGGPSFFLATAGKLNPVYDRWGYDANGAKRALNNYPRLTQFLVNSLKASGDTLRLKRIAYANGGENSSTPGVSTLKEVAANYSGTPFGASSGYLPANTTSLGPSLIVKGEYNRPYILMTASEVQFLLAEAKQRYTDVTLPNTAKAYFEEGIVQSFRVLGANTAGAAAFKGSKIQNYDWDASTDKLAAIAIQKWISFVNFNGLEAWAEYRRTNLPVIPQSIQVPDNKRPVRFFYPNTESGSNTANVTAQGNIDAFATKLFWDVD, encoded by the coding sequence ATGAAATTCAAAACAATAATTATAGCCGCTTTAGTGGCCGTGATTGGTACGAGCTGTGATCCGAAATCATATCTGGACGTTAACACCAATCCGAATCAGTTGCCAACCGCTTCACCGAGCTTTGTCTTTACGAATGCCCTGAATACGTCAGCCAGAAATATTGCTGGAAATACAGATGGACAGGGATCAAGCGAAATCGGTTTCTACTGGTCTGGCCAATGGACGCAGGGTAATGGGTATATCATCAATACGGCTCAATTCGCCTATCAATTTACCAATGGCGATTTCAACTATTGGGACCCGTATTATGATAATTTGCAGGATTACCAGTTTGTAATCGACAATGCTGACGCAAATAGCCAGAAGTATCTGAAAGGGCCCTCAAAAGTCATGAAAGCCATGCTGTACCAGCAATTGGTCGATATGTATGGGAATTTGCCGTATTCAGATGCATTGAAAGCGACAACGTCGCTGGCCCCAAAATTCGATGATCAGAAAGCGGTCTACGAATCGCTTATTGCCTTGTTAGACGAGGCTATTACGGATTTAAAAGCCAACGCCTTTGCCAGTGCTTTTACTGGTTCCGATATTGTCTTCGGTGGTAATATTACCAAATGGGTTCAATTTGCCAACTCCCTCAAAATGAGAATTCTTATTCGTCAGTCTAAAGTTTCAGGGCGCGATACGTATATCAAAACTGAAATCAATAAGATTGTTACTGAAGGTTCTGGTTTTATTACGGCATCAGAGGTTGCGGTTGGTGGGCCTTCGTTCTTTTTAGCGACGGCCGGGAAACTAAATCCTGTATACGACCGCTGGGGTTATGACGCTAACGGCGCAAAACGAGCTCTTAACAACTATCCGCGGTTAACGCAGTTTCTCGTCAATAGCCTCAAAGCGTCTGGTGATACCCTACGCCTGAAGCGGATTGCCTATGCCAATGGCGGTGAGAATTCCAGTACGCCGGGCGTAAGTACCCTCAAAGAAGTCGCAGCTAACTATTCTGGTACACCGTTTGGGGCCAGTTCTGGCTACTTACCCGCCAATACAACCTCGCTGGGGCCAAGTCTGATCGTGAAAGGGGAATACAACCGTCCTTACATTCTTATGACAGCCTCCGAAGTGCAATTTCTGTTGGCAGAAGCGAAACAACGCTATACAGATGTAACACTACCGAATACTGCGAAAGCATATTTTGAAGAAGGTATTGTTCAGTCGTTCCGTGTCCTGGGAGCAAATACTGCCGGTGCTGCAGCTTTTAAAGGTAGCAAAATTCAAAACTATGACTGGGATGCATCGACTGATAAATTGGCCGCGATAGCTATTCAGAAATGGATTTCGTTCGTAAACTTCAACGGTCTGGAGGCCTGGGCTGAATACCGACGGACGAACCTGCCGGTTATTCCGCAGAGTATTCAGGTGCCTGACAACAAACGTCCAGTGCGGTTTTTCTACCCCAATACGGAGTCTGGTTCAAATACGGCCAACGTAACCGCTCAGGGCAATATTGACGCATTTGCGACGAAACTGTTCTGGGACGTAGACTAA